A single window of Xiphophorus hellerii strain 12219 chromosome 12, Xiphophorus_hellerii-4.1, whole genome shotgun sequence DNA harbors:
- the LOC116729630 gene encoding tripartite motif-containing protein 35-like: protein MSSMLEEDLLCPVCLDIYKDPVFLPCSHSLCKACLLHIRRERREPSCPVCRRRSAGGNPPCNLALKRLCNTFLQERSRRASEGFCSLHFESLKLFCLDHEQPVCLICRDSVKHAGHRFRPVSEAVLEIKLELEQNLKHLQNRMAGLKCCEELFHDGVEHLKSQTRNSEGKIRKQFRKFFWLLADEEEARLTAVWKEAELKIGKMVELMETVKKNISGLSETIRTTEDELNTEDLSLLRNFKAATEKIQNQLRLDPPDFPSGVLLDEAKHVGNLSFNIWLKMENAVTYTPLVLDPNTAAADLLLSDDLTSVRRVKWTVAPYNPERSALMCHSVISSRGFNSGIHSWDVEVRGESWKVGMVAESADGPGFWSSEAQIMNDWGNTSEQPDLTTFSTGEGKLPT, encoded by the coding sequence ATGTCTTCCATGTTAGAAGAGGATCTCCTCTGTCCCGTCTGTCTGGACATCTACAAGGATCCTGTTTTCCTCCCATGCAGCCACAGTTTATGTAAAGCCTGCCTGCTGCACATTAGGAGAGAGAGACGGGAGCCATCATGTCCAGTTTGTCGGAGAAGATCTGCAGGTGGAAACCCACCATGTAACCTGGCTTTAAAGAGGCTGTGCAACACCTTTCTGCAGGAGAGGAGCCGGAGAGCATCGGAGGGTTTTTGCTCTTTGCACTTTGAAAGCCTGAAGCTGTTCTGTCTGGACCATGAGCAGCCGGTGTGCCTGATCTGCAGGGATTCAGTAAAACATGCTGGACACAGATTCAGACCAGTCAGTGAAGCGGTGTTAGAGATTAAGCTTGAACTTGAGCAAAACCTGAAGCATTTGCAAAACCGCATGGCTGGTTTAAAATGTTGCGAAGAACTCTTTCATGACGGAGTGGAGCACTTAAAAAGTCAAACCCGAAACTCGGAGGGGAAAATTAGGAAGCAGTTTAGGAAATTTTTCTGGCTTTTAGCAGATGAAGAGGAAGCTAGGCTAACTGCTGTGTGGAAAGAAGCGGAGCTGAAGATTGGTAAAATGGTGGAGCTGATGGAGactgtgaagaaaaatatatcagGTCTGTCTGAAACAATCAGAACCACGGAGGATGAGCTGAACACAGAAGACCTCTCACTCCTGCGAAACTTTAAAGCAGCAACAGAGAAAATCCAGAACCAGCTCCGATTGGATCCGCCAGATTTTCCCTCTGGAGTTCTCCTAGATGAGGCAAAGCATGTGGGGAACCTCAGCTTCAACATCTGGCTCAAGATGGAGAACGCGGTCACATACACGCCTCTGGTTTTGGACCCGAACACGGCAGCTGCAGACCTGCTGTTGTCCGATGACCTGACATCTGTGAGGCGGGTGAAGTGGACCGTCGCTCCCTACAATCCGGAGAGGTCTGCTTTGATGTGCCACTCCGTCATCAGCTCCAGGGGCTTTAACTCAGGAATTCACAGCTGGGATGTAGAGGTCAGAGGTGAATCCTGGAAGGTCGGCATGGTAGCAGAGTCAGCTGACGGCCCCGGTTTC
- the anxa3a gene encoding annexin A3a — translation MASLWDDLESLVDSPSYSAAENGQRGTIKPKANFDAEKDAAALKDAIEGLGTNEKVLIEILTQRSNDQRQLICKAYEKATGRTLEKDLKGDTGGDFEKLLLALITPPAAYDCHEVTRAMKGAGTKDCILIEIFATRSKQQIKALKDVYLKETKKDLIEKLGSEVSGDFSKALILLAKGERDGSDSVDVGKAKEDAETLYKAGEKKWGTDESKFIEILCKRSIPQLRQILIEYKNISGKTLQQSIEGEMSGELEELLVAVVKCAKSLPAYFAELLHESMKGGGTDESTLTRIMVSRSEIDLLDIRAEFKKLYQHSLRSDIESDVSGEYGDCLKAICGGDD, via the exons ATGGCTTCTTTATGG GATGATTTGGAAAGCCTTGTGGATTCACCGTCATATTCTGCTGCTGAA AACGGACAGAGAGGAACCATCAAGCCTAAAGCAAACTTTGATGCAGAAAAAGACGCTGCAGCTCTGAAGGACGCCATTGAAGGACTCG gGACAAATGAGAAAGTCCTGATTGAAATCCTGACACAAAGAAGCAACGATCAGAGGCAGCTCATCTGCAAAGCGTATGAAAAAGCCACTGGCAGA ACGCTGGAGAAAGACCTGAAAGGCGACACGGGCGGAGACTttgagaagctgctgctggcgctCATCACTCCCCCTGCAGCGTACGACTGCCACGAAGTCACCCGAGCCATGAAA GGAGCTGGTACAAAAGACTGCATCCTGATTGAAATCTTTGCCACCAGGTCCAAGCAGCAAATCAAAGCTCTCAAAGACGTTTACCTAAAAG aaacaaagaagGACTTGATTGAGAAGTTGGGGAGTGAAGTTTCTGGAGATTTTTCCAAAGCGCTTATTCTCCTGGCAAAg GGTGAGAGGGACGGGAGCGACTCTGTAGATGTAGGAAAAGCAAAGGAAGACGCCGAG ACACTTTACAAAGCCGGGGAGAAGAAGTGGGGCACAGATGAGTCCAAGTTTATTGAGATCCTCTGCAAAAGAAGCATACCTCAGCTCAGGCAGA TTCTAATCGAATACAAGAACATCAGCGGGAAAACGCTGCAGCAGAGCATCGAAGGAGAAATGTCTGGAgaactggaggagctgctggtggCCGTTg TGAAATGTGCGAAGAGTTTACCGGCGTATTTTGCAGAACTGCTGCATGAGAGCATGAAG GGCGGTGGTACCGATGAGTCCACTCTGACCCGGATCATGGTGAGCCGGTCTGAGATCGACCTGCTGGACATCAGAGCAGAGTTCAAGAAACTCTACCAACACTCTCTGCGGTCCGACATCGAG TCCGACGTGTCGGGCGAATACGGCGACTGCCTGAAGGCGATCTGTGGAGGAGACGACTGA